From the Candidatus Cloacimonadaceae bacterium genome, one window contains:
- a CDS encoding HEAT repeat domain-containing protein, whose protein sequence is MPKYLILILLALSTVLLSAIGKTPQEQAALAQLPKMLDGGGLDSLSIAFEKDWDLSTKFKNQNQLDILSNPWNAFPYIADMRLRCHEASTICGAAALMDYFGSEAWQSDVCGLYDVYKSFWRGRYKEKVRKPADVLDFYEGVLKELKPRLDEVFGKLNKTQTDSLTAFFFTALSENEDAQKYKDFLKGAQLPNLESYDLQRFAWLFEQADYQALHNIGICYLAASDLIFEEAPKLRFTKTKPIIKSSPYGVMIIGGTGDDVYNDLQINALLHQPLCFVLDPKGNDRYEAPLNTIFDHPFYLAIDLFGDDTYRNPYPGGLFSVRAGYGFSYDKAGNDSYQSDDFSFCAFLGMGMHRDESGNDIYQAGLFTQGAALFGVYALIDVDGNDSYTATSLAQGMGSTCGVGTLVDLGGADVYYIGGKYFHAPLMPLDYRSMGQGMGFGFRPDYAGGLGLLFDAGGNDKYIGGVYAQGVGYWYAMGLLVDESGNDVYNAIYYPQGSGIHLACGMLYDREGDDVYYSRNGPGQGSGHDWGFGLLVDGAGNDAYSIHGGVGVGLTNSVGIFIDVSGDDRYERAEANNYGYANFARSTGGIGLFLDAGGKDSYPDSLRKNDHDWTNGTYGIGNDVSINEITKTAIEALAEQAAAPDSLDTIANIFAAASEWEVGSAVLRVKAARAILLSREEEAINYIINNKINSKSGLEYRAMEALVRVSGELVRRLYPLIFLPDSLAAKNALSLIAASGDSLVIEPLKQLLAQKKYITACLSLLSYVNSAESVDILSAYVSHPSERYRYITARSLMQIKHPSARVLLLSMEQDTSFLVKTLIKNLPIEEK, encoded by the coding sequence ATGCCTAAATATCTGATATTAATACTGCTTGCATTGAGCACGGTGCTGCTATCCGCCATCGGAAAAACGCCACAGGAACAGGCTGCTCTTGCCCAACTGCCTAAAATGCTTGATGGAGGAGGCTTGGATAGCCTAAGCATCGCTTTCGAAAAGGACTGGGATCTTTCCACCAAGTTCAAGAACCAAAACCAGCTTGACATTCTCTCAAACCCTTGGAACGCTTTTCCTTACATCGCGGATATGCGTCTGCGCTGTCATGAAGCAAGCACGATCTGTGGTGCCGCTGCTCTGATGGACTATTTTGGTTCCGAAGCCTGGCAGAGCGACGTCTGCGGTCTCTATGACGTCTATAAATCTTTCTGGCGTGGGCGCTATAAAGAAAAAGTGCGCAAACCGGCAGATGTTTTGGACTTCTATGAAGGTGTGCTAAAAGAACTTAAGCCACGCCTCGATGAAGTCTTTGGCAAGCTGAACAAAACGCAAACGGACAGCCTCACTGCCTTCTTTTTTACCGCTTTGAGCGAGAACGAAGACGCGCAGAAATATAAGGATTTCCTCAAGGGTGCGCAGCTACCAAATCTGGAAAGCTATGACCTGCAGCGCTTTGCATGGCTCTTTGAACAAGCGGATTATCAGGCACTGCACAATATCGGCATCTGTTATCTCGCCGCCTCCGATCTTATCTTTGAAGAAGCGCCCAAGCTCAGGTTTACCAAGACAAAGCCGATCATCAAAAGCAGTCCCTATGGAGTAATGATCATCGGCGGCACCGGAGACGACGTCTATAACGACCTGCAGATCAATGCTTTGCTGCATCAACCGCTATGCTTTGTCCTCGACCCCAAAGGCAATGACCGCTATGAGGCTCCGCTCAATACCATTTTTGACCACCCATTCTATCTTGCGATTGATCTTTTCGGAGACGATACATACCGCAATCCCTATCCCGGCGGGCTGTTTAGCGTTCGTGCCGGCTATGGTTTTTCCTACGATAAAGCGGGAAACGACAGCTACCAAAGCGACGATTTCAGCTTTTGCGCTTTTCTCGGCATGGGCATGCACCGCGACGAATCCGGAAACGATATCTATCAAGCTGGTCTATTCACTCAGGGCGCCGCGCTCTTTGGCGTATATGCCCTTATCGATGTGGATGGAAACGATTCCTACACAGCCACATCACTGGCTCAGGGGATGGGTTCCACATGCGGAGTCGGAACCCTTGTCGATCTCGGCGGCGCGGATGTCTATTACATCGGCGGCAAATATTTCCACGCGCCGTTGATGCCTTTGGACTATCGCTCCATGGGGCAGGGCATGGGTTTTGGTTTCAGACCAGACTATGCCGGCGGGCTGGGCTTGCTCTTTGATGCAGGGGGAAATGACAAATACATCGGCGGAGTCTATGCGCAGGGCGTGGGATATTGGTATGCCATGGGTCTGCTTGTCGATGAAAGTGGAAACGATGTCTATAATGCAATCTACTATCCGCAGGGCAGCGGAATCCACCTCGCTTGCGGGATGCTCTATGACCGCGAGGGCGATGATGTATATTACAGCAGAAACGGTCCCGGACAAGGCTCCGGACACGATTGGGGCTTCGGACTTTTGGTCGATGGCGCGGGAAACGATGCCTATTCCATCCACGGCGGAGTCGGAGTCGGACTCACCAATTCCGTAGGCATCTTTATCGATGTCAGTGGCGACGACCGTTATGAAAGAGCCGAAGCCAACAACTACGGCTATGCCAATTTTGCCCGCAGCACAGGCGGGATCGGACTTTTCCTCGATGCCGGAGGCAAGGATAGCTATCCCGACAGCCTGAGAAAGAACGATCACGACTGGACAAACGGCACCTATGGCATCGGTAATGACGTCTCAATCAACGAAATCACCAAAACCGCCATCGAAGCCCTTGCCGAACAAGCTGCCGCGCCGGATAGCCTGGATACGATCGCAAATATCTTCGCCGCCGCTTCGGAATGGGAAGTAGGCTCCGCGGTTTTGCGCGTCAAAGCTGCCCGCGCCATCTTGCTCAGCCGTGAAGAAGAAGCGATAAACTATATAATCAACAACAAGATAAACAGCAAGTCCGGTCTCGAATACCGTGCCATGGAAGCGCTGGTGCGCGTCTCCGGTGAGCTTGTCCGCCGTCTCTATCCTTTGATCTTTTTGCCGGACTCCCTGGCGGCAAAAAACGCTCTTTCGCTGATTGCCGCTTCCGGAGACAGTCTCGTCATCGAACCCCTAAAGCAGCTTTTGGCACAAAAGAAATATATAACTGCCTGCCTGTCCCTGCTCAGCTATGTAAACAGCGCGGAAAGCGTTGATATCTTATCCGCATACGTCTCTCATCCGAGCGAGCGCTATCGTTATATCACAGCGCGTTCTTTGATGCAGATCAAGCATCCTTCCGCGCGGGTATTGCTTTTGAGTATGGAACAAGACACGTCGTTTCTGGTCAAAACCCTGATTAAAAACCTGCCCATCGAGGAAAAATGA